A region from the Pelodiscus sinensis isolate JC-2024 chromosome 11, ASM4963464v1, whole genome shotgun sequence genome encodes:
- the HYAL1 gene encoding hyaluronidase-1 isoform X1 produces the protein MAGAAVLLCLLSLAQAAPGAGPVLRDRPFVTVWNAPSQACGAKYHVPLDLGVFDVVLNHNESFQGQEMTLFYSHTLGLYPHYTPEGTAAHGGLPQNSSLRAHLSKAERDIAAAIAEPGFRGLVVIDWESWRPVWARNWDALELYKEKSEELVREQHPDWPPDRVAAAAEEEFEHSARAFMEQTLALGESLRPGGFWGFYGFPGCYNNDFKATNYSGECPAVEQRRNEQLRWLWNQSRALYPSIYLPEELRLTGKVGAFVRHRVGEAFRVQGQAGTSGLPVLPYARIRYELTEEFLSQEDLIYTIGESAAQGASGIVLWGSQNYSHTRESCLALKGYVDGSLGHYIVNVTSSAHLCSLAVCSSHGRCVRRAGHPEAFLHLSSASFAIRKHRSRPRLRLQGQSAKQERAQLAKEFRCQCYPGWAGPRCDSKDRPRCWCKTAQSTH, from the exons ATGGCGGGGGCTGCGGTCCTGCTGTGCTTGCTGAGCCTGGCGCAGGCGGCTCCGGGCGCGGGCCCCGTTCTCCGGGACCGGCCCTTCGTCACCGTGTGGAACGCGCCGAGCCAGGCGTGCGGCGCCAAATACCACGTGCCCCTCGACCTGGGGGTCTTCGACGTGGTGCTGAACCACAACGAGTCCTTCCAGGGCCAGGAGATGACCCTCTTCTACAGCCACACGCTGGGCCTCTACCCGCACTACACCCCGGAGGGGACGGCGGCCCACGGGGGCCTCCCCCAGAACAGCAGCCTCCGGGCCCACCTCAGCAAGGCGGAGCGCGACATCGCCGCGGCCATCGCGGAGCCGGGCTTCCGGGGCCTGGTGGTGATCGACTGGGAGAGCTGGCGCCCCGTGTGGGCTCGCAACTGGGACGCCCTGGAGCTCTACAAGGAGAAGTCCGAGGAGCTGGTCCGGGAGCAGCACCCCGACTGGCCCCCAGACCGGGTGGCCGCGGCAGCGGAGGAGGAATTCGAGCACAGCGCCCGGGCCTTCATGGAGCAGACCCTGGCACTGGGCGAGAGCCTCCGGCCTGGGGGCTTCTGGGGCTTCTACGGCTTCCCCGGGTGCTATAACAACGACTTCAAAGCCACCAACTACTCGGGGGAGTGTCCCGCCGTGGAGCAGCGGCGGAACGAGCAGCTCCGGTGGCTCTGGAACCAGAGCCGGGCGCTCTACCCGAGCATCTACCTGCCCGAGGAGCTCCGGCTGACGGGCAAGGTCGGCGCGTTCGTCCGGCACCGCGTGGGCGAGGCGTTCCGGGTGCAGGGCCAGGCGGGCACCAGCGGCCTCCCGGTGCTCCCCTACGCCCGCATCCGGTACGAGCTCACGGAGGAGTTCCTCTCGCAG GAGGACTTGATCTACACCATTGGGGAAAGTGCTGCGCAAGGTGCCTCGGGGATTGTGCTGTGGGGCAGCCAGAACTACAGTCACACCCGG GAGTCCTGCCTGGCCCTGAAGGGGTACGTGGACGGGAGCCTGGGCCACTACATCGTGAACGTGACAAGCAGCGCCCATCTGTGCAGCCTCGCGGTGTGCTCCAGCCACGGGCGCTGCGTGCGGCGGGCCGGGCACCCCGAGGCCTTCCTGCACCTCAGCTCTGCCAGCTTCGCCATCCGCAAGCACCGCAGCCGGCCCCGCCTCCGCCTCCAGGGCCAGTCGGCAAAGCAGGAGCGAGCCCAGCTGGCCAAAGAATTCCGCTGCCAGTGCTATCCCGGCTGGGCAGGGCCTCGGTGTGACAGCAAGGACAGGCCCCG CTGCTGGTGCAAGACGGCCCAGAGCACCCACTGA
- the HYAL2 gene encoding hyaluronidase-2, whose amino-acid sequence MRAGAALAVPWLLLLAVAGARGQAEKPAFAPLFTRKPFIVAWNAPTQDCRPRFKVQLDFTLFDLQASPNEGFVDQNLTIFYKERLGRYPYYDEQQVAVNGGVPQNSSISEHLGRLREGIGKYIRSEAKEGLAIIDWEEWRPIWIRNWQNKDIYRQSSRQLVLSRHPDWPEDQVSKQAQYEFETSARDFMLRTLQCAKRYRPKQLWGYYLFPDCYNHDYSKNPDSYTGHCPDVEETRNDRLAWLWKESTALYPSIYLEQVLASSANGRKFVRSRVLEALRISHQHHDGYSLPVFVYTRPTYSRKLDVLSRADLVSTIGESAALGAAGAIFWGDADYTKSQDTCRAIKAYLEGELGHYIVNVTTAAERCSQALCQGRGRCLRRNSTASVFLHLSPASFQIRRRAEGAGPLLQAEGQLSAADTAYLRTHFRCQCYQGWHGGACERRLSTPNRAARPAGASLGLLLLGLLAHWD is encoded by the exons ATGCGGGCAGGTGCCGCGCTGGCAGTACCATGGCTCTTGCTGCTTGCTGTGGCCGGTGCCCGTGGGCAGGCCGAGAAGCCAGCCTTCGCCCCCCTCTTCACCAGGAAGCCCTTCATCGTGGCCTGGAACGCACCCACCCAGGACTGCCGGCCCCGCTTCAAGGTGCAGCTGGACTTCACCCTCTTTGACCTGCAGGCCTCGCCCAACGAGGGCTTCGTGGACCAGAACCTCACCATCTTCTACAAGGAGCGCCTGGGCCGCTACCCCTACTACGACGAGCAGCAGGTGGCCGTGAATGGTGGCGTCCCCCAGAACAGCAGCATCAGCGAGCACCTGGGCCGGCTCCGTGAGGGCATCGGCAAGTACATCCgctcggaggccaaggaggggCTGGCCATCATCGACTGGGAGGAGTGGCGGCCCATCTGGATCCGCAACTGGCAGAACAAGGACATCTACCGCCAGAGTTCCCGCCAGCTGGTGCTGTCGCGCCACCCCGACTGGCCGGAGGACCAGGTGAGCAAGCAGGCCCAGTATGAGTTCGAGACCTCGGCCCGGGACTTCATGCTGCGCACCTTGCAGTGTGCCAAGCGCTACCGGCCCAAACAGCTGTGGGGCTACTACCTCTTCCCGGACTGCTACAACCACGACTACAGCAAGAACCCGGACAGCTACACCGGGCACTGCCCGGACGTGGAGGAGACCCGCAATGACCGCCTGGCCTGGCTCTGGAAGGAGAGCACCGCGCTCTACCCCTCCATCTACCTCGAGCAAGTCCTGGCCTCCTCCGCCAACGGCCGCAAGTTCGTGCGCTCGCGGGTCCTGGAGGCCCTGCGGATCTCCCACCAGCACCATGACGGCTACTCGCTGCCTGTCTTCGTCTACACCCGGCCCACCTACAGCCGCAAGCTGGACGTGCTGAGCAGG GCAGACCTGGTTTCCACCATCGGCGAGAGTGCTGCCCTGGGAGCGGCTGGCGCCATCTTCTGGGGCGATGCGGACTACACCAAGAGCCAG GACACCTGCCGCGCCATCAAGGCCTACCTGGAGGGGGAGCTGGGTCACTACATCGTCAACGTCACCACGGCGGCCGAGCGCTGCAGCCAGGCGCTGTGCCAGGGCCGGGGGCGCTGCCTGCGCCGTAACAGCACCGCCAGCGTCTTCCTCCACCTGAGCCCAGCCAGCTTCCAGATCCGGCGGCGGGCCGAGGGCGCCGGGCCGCTGCTGCAGGCCGAGGGGCAGCTGTCGGCCGCCGACACCGCCTACCTCCGGACCCACTTCCGCTGCCAGTGCTACCAGGGCTGGCACGGGGGTGCCTGCGAGCGGCGGCTGAGCACCCCCAACCGCGCGGCCCGCCCGGCCGGCGCCTCGCTGGGCCTCTTGCTACTGGGACTCCTGGCCCACTGGGACTAG
- the HYAL3 gene encoding hyaluronidase-3 isoform X2 has protein sequence MTLGLTAWAWALFCLGAPRASASASPLLRPEPFTVAWNMPTARCHQRFGVHLPLEDHGILENPGHTFRGPNMTIFYKNKFGRYPYISPEGQRHHGGIPQKVRLQEHLERAAAQITRLLPPDFHGLAVVDWEEWRPLWQRNWGAKAAYKAASEQWVRERFPELPAKKQARLAEAEFEGAARELMERTLALGKALRPWGLWGFYKFPDCFNSKRARRGNYTGECRAMEVLRNNRLLWLWEASTALYPSIYLPPRLPPDERQRYAHHRLREALRVAQFGLEQPLPVLAYSRVSYQHSAKYLSQADLVHTIGESAALGATGLVLWGDNSYSRSADSCRSLHHYITHTLGPYVVNVTSAARLCSRQLCQGHGRCVRRHPDELAAFLHLHPQPWGEDPLLTNRLGSEQPGLEAWGQFRCRCYRGWAGTSCEKRGWSEPLGGPDCIVPGQYPGSCVTMRGRNGAKTCSEAAYKGKTELR, from the exons ATGACTCTGGGCCTCACCGCGTGGGCCTGGGCCCTGTTCTGCCTGGGAGCCCCCCGGGCGAGCGCCTCCGCCAGCCCCCTTCTGCGGCCGGAGCCCTTTACGGTGGCGTGGAACATGCCCACGGCCCGGTGCCACCAGCGCTTTGGGGTCCACCTGCCTCTCGAGGACCATGGCATCCTGGAGAACCCGGGCCACACCTTCCGGGGCCCAAACATGACCATCTTCTACAAGAACAAGTTTGGCCGCTACCCCTACATCTCCCCCGAGGGCCAGCGCCACCATGGGGGCATCCCCCAGAAAGTCCGCCTCCAGGAGCACCTGGAGAGGGCCGCAGCCCAGAtcacccggctcctgcccccagacttCCACGGGCTGGCCGTGGTCGACTGGGAGGAGTGGCGGCCGCTGTGGCAACGGAACTGGGGTGCCAAGGCTGCCTACAAGGCGGCCTCTGAGCAGTGGGTGCGGGAGAGGTTCCCGGAGCTGCCTGCCAAGAAGCAAGCCCGCCTGGCCGAGGCGGAGTTCGAGGGGGCCGCCCGGGAGCTCATGGAGAGGACGCTGGCGCTGGGGAAGGCACTTCGGCCCTGGGGCTTGTGGGGCTTCTACAAGTTCCCCGACTGCTTCAACAGCAAACGGGCGAGGAGGGGGAATTACACGGGGGAGTGCCGCGCCATGGAGGTGCTGCGTAACAACCGGCTCCTGTGGCTCTGGGAGGCCTCCACCGCCCTCTACCCCAGCATCTACCTCCCGCCCCGGCTGCCGCCAGACGAGCGCCAGCGCTACGCCCACCACCGCCTGCGCGAGGCCCTCCGGGTGGCACAGTtcggcctggagcagcccctgccggtCCTAGCGTACTCCCGGGTCTCCTACCAGCACTCCGCCAAGTACCTGTCCCAG GCTGACCTGGTCCATACCATCGGGGAAAGCGCGGCACTTGGCGCCACCGGCCTGGTGCTGTGGGGGGACAACTCCTACTCCCGCTCAGCC GACAGCTGCAGGAGCCTGCACCATTACATCACCCACACCCTGGGGCCCTACGTGGTGAACGTGACGTCGGCAGCCCGGCTGTGCAGCCGCCAGCtgtgccaggggcatgggcgctGTGTGCGGCGGCACCCCGATGAGCTGGCAGCCTTCCTGCACCTCCACCCGCAGCCGTGGGGAGAGGACCCCCTGCTGACCAACCGCCTGGGCTCGGAGCAGCCGGGCCTGGAGGCCTGGGGGCAGTTCCGGTGCCGCTGCTACCGTGGGTGGGCGGGCACCAGCTGTGAGAAGCGGGGGTGGTCCGAGCCCCTGGGGGGCCCAGACTGCATTGTGCCTGGCCAGTACCCCGGCAGCTGCGTCACCATGCGGGGCAGAAATGGCGCCAAGACCTGCTCTGAGGCTGCCTATAAGGGGAAGACGGAGCTCAGGTGA
- the HYAL1 gene encoding hyaluronidase-1 isoform X2 produces the protein MAGAAVLLCLLSLAQAAPGAGPVLRDRPFVTVWNAPSQACGAKYHVPLDLGVFDVVLNHNESFQGQEMTLFYSHTLGLYPHYTPEGTAAHGGLPQNSSLRAHLSKAERDIAAAIAEPGFRGLVVIDWESWRPVWARNWDALELYKEKSEELVREQHPDWPPDRVAAAAEEEFEHSARAFMEQTLALGESLRPGGFWGFYGFPGCYNNDFKATNYSGECPAVEQRRNEQLRWLWNQSRALYPSIYLPEELRLTGKVGAFVRHRVGEAFRVQGQAGTSGLPVLPYARIRYELTEEFLSQEDLIYTIGESAAQGASGIVLWGSQNYSHTRESCLALKGYVDGSLGHYIVNVTSSAHLCSLAVCSSHGRCVRRAGHPEAFLHLSSASFAIRKHRSRPRLRLQGQSAKQERAQLAKEFRCQCYPGWAGPRCDSKDRPR, from the exons ATGGCGGGGGCTGCGGTCCTGCTGTGCTTGCTGAGCCTGGCGCAGGCGGCTCCGGGCGCGGGCCCCGTTCTCCGGGACCGGCCCTTCGTCACCGTGTGGAACGCGCCGAGCCAGGCGTGCGGCGCCAAATACCACGTGCCCCTCGACCTGGGGGTCTTCGACGTGGTGCTGAACCACAACGAGTCCTTCCAGGGCCAGGAGATGACCCTCTTCTACAGCCACACGCTGGGCCTCTACCCGCACTACACCCCGGAGGGGACGGCGGCCCACGGGGGCCTCCCCCAGAACAGCAGCCTCCGGGCCCACCTCAGCAAGGCGGAGCGCGACATCGCCGCGGCCATCGCGGAGCCGGGCTTCCGGGGCCTGGTGGTGATCGACTGGGAGAGCTGGCGCCCCGTGTGGGCTCGCAACTGGGACGCCCTGGAGCTCTACAAGGAGAAGTCCGAGGAGCTGGTCCGGGAGCAGCACCCCGACTGGCCCCCAGACCGGGTGGCCGCGGCAGCGGAGGAGGAATTCGAGCACAGCGCCCGGGCCTTCATGGAGCAGACCCTGGCACTGGGCGAGAGCCTCCGGCCTGGGGGCTTCTGGGGCTTCTACGGCTTCCCCGGGTGCTATAACAACGACTTCAAAGCCACCAACTACTCGGGGGAGTGTCCCGCCGTGGAGCAGCGGCGGAACGAGCAGCTCCGGTGGCTCTGGAACCAGAGCCGGGCGCTCTACCCGAGCATCTACCTGCCCGAGGAGCTCCGGCTGACGGGCAAGGTCGGCGCGTTCGTCCGGCACCGCGTGGGCGAGGCGTTCCGGGTGCAGGGCCAGGCGGGCACCAGCGGCCTCCCGGTGCTCCCCTACGCCCGCATCCGGTACGAGCTCACGGAGGAGTTCCTCTCGCAG GAGGACTTGATCTACACCATTGGGGAAAGTGCTGCGCAAGGTGCCTCGGGGATTGTGCTGTGGGGCAGCCAGAACTACAGTCACACCCGG GAGTCCTGCCTGGCCCTGAAGGGGTACGTGGACGGGAGCCTGGGCCACTACATCGTGAACGTGACAAGCAGCGCCCATCTGTGCAGCCTCGCGGTGTGCTCCAGCCACGGGCGCTGCGTGCGGCGGGCCGGGCACCCCGAGGCCTTCCTGCACCTCAGCTCTGCCAGCTTCGCCATCCGCAAGCACCGCAGCCGGCCCCGCCTCCGCCTCCAGGGCCAGTCGGCAAAGCAGGAGCGAGCCCAGCTGGCCAAAGAATTCCGCTGCCAGTGCTATCCCGGCTGGGCAGGGCCTCGGTGTGACAGCAAGGACAGGCCCCGGTGA
- the HYAL3 gene encoding hyaluronidase-3 isoform X1, giving the protein MFTGHRTDLCSETRPAPRSLAQIHRGSQLPLGMRRPTQPDLGAAPGWARPGPLSWGTAPGRWGRKEAGGGRRTSTMTLGLTAWAWALFCLGAPRASASASPLLRPEPFTVAWNMPTARCHQRFGVHLPLEDHGILENPGHTFRGPNMTIFYKNKFGRYPYISPEGQRHHGGIPQKVRLQEHLERAAAQITRLLPPDFHGLAVVDWEEWRPLWQRNWGAKAAYKAASEQWVRERFPELPAKKQARLAEAEFEGAARELMERTLALGKALRPWGLWGFYKFPDCFNSKRARRGNYTGECRAMEVLRNNRLLWLWEASTALYPSIYLPPRLPPDERQRYAHHRLREALRVAQFGLEQPLPVLAYSRVSYQHSAKYLSQADLVHTIGESAALGATGLVLWGDNSYSRSADSCRSLHHYITHTLGPYVVNVTSAARLCSRQLCQGHGRCVRRHPDELAAFLHLHPQPWGEDPLLTNRLGSEQPGLEAWGQFRCRCYRGWAGTSCEKRGWSEPLGGPDCIVPGQYPGSCVTMRGRNGAKTCSEAAYKGKTELR; this is encoded by the exons atgtTCACTGGGCACCGTACGGACCTGTGTTCAGAGAcacgccctgcccccaggagcttAGCCCAGATCCACAGAGGTTCCCAGCTCCCTTTGGGAATGAGACGCCCGACCCAGCCAGACCTGGGAGCTGCACCCGGGTGGGCcaggccggggcccctttcctgGGGTACTGCGCCAG ggcgctggggcaggaaggaagcaggagggggtcGCAGAACGTCCACCATGACTCTGGGCCTCACCGCGTGGGCCTGGGCCCTGTTCTGCCTGGGAGCCCCCCGGGCGAGCGCCTCCGCCAGCCCCCTTCTGCGGCCGGAGCCCTTTACGGTGGCGTGGAACATGCCCACGGCCCGGTGCCACCAGCGCTTTGGGGTCCACCTGCCTCTCGAGGACCATGGCATCCTGGAGAACCCGGGCCACACCTTCCGGGGCCCAAACATGACCATCTTCTACAAGAACAAGTTTGGCCGCTACCCCTACATCTCCCCCGAGGGCCAGCGCCACCATGGGGGCATCCCCCAGAAAGTCCGCCTCCAGGAGCACCTGGAGAGGGCCGCAGCCCAGAtcacccggctcctgcccccagacttCCACGGGCTGGCCGTGGTCGACTGGGAGGAGTGGCGGCCGCTGTGGCAACGGAACTGGGGTGCCAAGGCTGCCTACAAGGCGGCCTCTGAGCAGTGGGTGCGGGAGAGGTTCCCGGAGCTGCCTGCCAAGAAGCAAGCCCGCCTGGCCGAGGCGGAGTTCGAGGGGGCCGCCCGGGAGCTCATGGAGAGGACGCTGGCGCTGGGGAAGGCACTTCGGCCCTGGGGCTTGTGGGGCTTCTACAAGTTCCCCGACTGCTTCAACAGCAAACGGGCGAGGAGGGGGAATTACACGGGGGAGTGCCGCGCCATGGAGGTGCTGCGTAACAACCGGCTCCTGTGGCTCTGGGAGGCCTCCACCGCCCTCTACCCCAGCATCTACCTCCCGCCCCGGCTGCCGCCAGACGAGCGCCAGCGCTACGCCCACCACCGCCTGCGCGAGGCCCTCCGGGTGGCACAGTtcggcctggagcagcccctgccggtCCTAGCGTACTCCCGGGTCTCCTACCAGCACTCCGCCAAGTACCTGTCCCAG GCTGACCTGGTCCATACCATCGGGGAAAGCGCGGCACTTGGCGCCACCGGCCTGGTGCTGTGGGGGGACAACTCCTACTCCCGCTCAGCC GACAGCTGCAGGAGCCTGCACCATTACATCACCCACACCCTGGGGCCCTACGTGGTGAACGTGACGTCGGCAGCCCGGCTGTGCAGCCGCCAGCtgtgccaggggcatgggcgctGTGTGCGGCGGCACCCCGATGAGCTGGCAGCCTTCCTGCACCTCCACCCGCAGCCGTGGGGAGAGGACCCCCTGCTGACCAACCGCCTGGGCTCGGAGCAGCCGGGCCTGGAGGCCTGGGGGCAGTTCCGGTGCCGCTGCTACCGTGGGTGGGCGGGCACCAGCTGTGAGAAGCGGGGGTGGTCCGAGCCCCTGGGGGGCCCAGACTGCATTGTGCCTGGCCAGTACCCCGGCAGCTGCGTCACCATGCGGGGCAGAAATGGCGCCAAGACCTGCTCTGAGGCTGCCTATAAGGGGAAGACGGAGCTCAGGTGA